The window GAGTCCCCCTGCTAGTGGTCCCCACATGGGGCAGGAGAAGCACACCGGGGTCGCACACTGGAGACGCACACTGGGGTCTTCTGGAGGCCTTCACCCTACTCCCAGAGCGAGTTGTGATGGCAGTTGTGGTGGCGGTATCTTCCAGACAATCCTTCTTACTTGTGCCGCTACTAGGGGTTTGGGATTTTTGGGGCCTCCCTCTTTTTTTAGGGGGCCTCCCTCTTTTTAGGGTGGCCTTGGTTCCTACAGCTGAGATTGGCTGAAAATGATGGCTCAGAAGACATGCAGACTGCAGTCCTTCTGGAGAAACTGTCCCTTCTGTGGCAAACTGCTGACAAAGTGCGAGCGCATCTGGTACACATAGGCTGTCTGCAGCCTGTCGCACATTCTCCAGATTCAAAGAGTCAAGGTTTAACTCCCCGGTATAGAAAAAGTCTAGAAGCAGTTCCAGGCCATCAGTGGGGAACTCCTCTGGGAGGGAGACCTCCTTAACCATGGTGGTGGTTGGCTCGGACTCCTGAAACCGCCCACTGAAACAGGCCAGGATATTGCGATGGGCATTGTACACCCTCCCACCACCTCCTACAGTCAGTTTGGCATCACAGAACGAGCTGAGACTCCTCTGCTCATTCAGAAAGGACAAAACCCGTTGGGCATGGTTGCTACTCACCTTTGTATGCATTTCTCACCCTTGACAATAGATTGCTGCTTGCAAGGGACACTGGATTCAGTGTTATGCAGCTGAAAGGGTCATAAAACAGATGAAAATTCACAAAAACTGAAACTGAAAAAACTGAAAAAAGGTTTATTTTATATTAATATCATTACGCTATTAGCATTTTTGAAAATGCAATAGCATCATTAGCAATTCATAATGTATAAATTAGTCCAGACCTCAGATGAAGTGCATTATTAGCTAGATATTCACTTTATGGGACATTTGCACAAGGGGTTGAGCAGTTTCAAATATACCAACATATGAGATAATTGaatagtaaaataaatataatttGTTGAAGATTAGACACAGACAAATGTAATACTTAGACATTATTAGCTAACGTTAGGGCCTATACCCCTAGCTAGCTACGCACCTTGACGTTTCAGACATTATACAGACGCTCCCTAAACTCATCTGTCCAGCAGCAACAGAGATGCGAGTCACCCTCACCTTTGCAGGATCCTGACATTCGTATCACTGCTATCAGGTGTCGGAATGGTGCAGTgaatataatataatttataaaAAGTTATTTTGACTAACGTCTCAGGAACATGAATTGCTTTCTTTTTAGTCCAGGCCAGGCGGTTGGGACCGGATGTGACGTTTCGTCTAGCGCCGTGCTGTGAAATTTAATTGAAATAGTGTGTAATTTAGCATGTAAACATCACGTTTAAATTATACGATCGTATAGCTATAGAATTGCATTCGAGTTTATGTTCAGTTTTGTGGATGCATGGTCAGCTGTCTGTCTACTCCACAAGCAGCTAGCtacgggtgtgttcgtaaattcaatatGGAGTGCACTTAGGGTGCGCTCAGGACGTTCGTAAATTCAGACCGTTGTCAGATTTTCctttcgtaaattcagagcgtttcgctctcggagcgtaCACCGGACGCTCTGGCTGAGGAGTAGAGTTGATTCGAGCGTTCTGACcacacaacagcagtcaagcacccaagctagctacttccagacacaaattagAGAACACTTCACTCGGACCATTTTactttactcgccctagcagaggctagggctgttttcatgttatccagagcgctGGTAACTATGCTGCTGGCAACCATTTAATTGCgttttttgccgacgtttactgataGCGGCCATATTCTACGGGTATTGAGTGTTCGTAAATGTATAATTTACTCTGAAATTGGATTAAATAGCCAGAGCGAATATACGAACGCACCCTACGTGAACAGCTGAGCATGCGTGAACTCCTTGAGGGTTCATTATGTTTTAGCAATATCCCTAGTTACCACAGGAACAAAGTCAAAATGgccgtaaaaatgtatgaaaactaaAAATAGCTTTTTGGTTTTACGGGTACGGTTAGGCATAatattagcagtgtggttaaggttatgattaTATTTCAATAAgagaaataggcggggtttagtCATAaatatgactttgtggctgtggtaatgAGCGGAGACTCGACATGTTTTGTTTTGACGGTGTAGTTGCTAGTTATTGTCACAAATAATCCCTATTTTAAGTATCTTAACTAATATGAGGTAGATAGCAAGCTCGTTTTGCAGTTAAATTGGAAGCGAACGCTGTAGCCGCCGGTGTTTATGGTGGGATGTCGGTTAGCCAAATAATGTAACTTTAATCAGATGGCGACTGGCTGCGTCACATGGTGGAACAGTTACGTTAGTTAACAATAAAGCAATGTGTCAACATGATTTGCATTTGTTAGCTATAGGGGGCCGCCTAGCATCTTTCTGAGAATCAACGGAGAGGTTCCGCTTGGTATCCAACTTTTGCTGATCAGGGTGTGAACGGGTATCCTAGTACTTCTTATGTCAGGATTTTGGAGTGAGTTAGAAGATTTTATTTTAAAAGAAACGACTATGGTCATGCAACAGAGTCAGGTACGTGCGCAGGCTTTTAGGCTACACTTGACTTTCCAGTGGCAACTACAATCCCAGCTATAAGCTGCCTGCCTCTTCTTTGTAGAGTTACTGTGACAAATGCTGACGtcaaaatggctttataaatacatttcattgataGAGAGACATCTGAGACAGCTCAGGCTTGCTGGACACACCGCTCTCTGGCATCATTTACAAAATGGTctctaacactctactcagcaaactgtatgtagtctatcacaaggccatccgttttgtcagcaaagccccatatactacccaccgctGCGAcgtgtatgctctagttggctggccctcactacatattcgtcgccaaacccactggctccaggtcatctgtaagtctttgctaggtacaTTTTCGCCTTATctgagctcactggtcaccatagcaacacccacccgatTTCTCTTCtattatgttattgactgtaagtttgtttatgtgtaactctgtgttgtttttgtcacactgctttgctttatcttggccaggtcgcggttgtaaatgagaacttgttctcaactggcctacctggttaaataaaggtgacatttgTTTTTGCATGACCCCACTGAGGAAAACAGCCAGAGGCATGTTGATGTCACAGACCTGTAGGGAGGCTCTCAGCAGCGTTGTTAACGCTTGTGCAGGTAAACACGCACACAGCCCTGCTATCTTAGCATGACACACAGGTCCCCTTCAGTCCTTTTCTATAGACAAAGATAGCTAATTCTATAGTAAAGATAAAGATTTTtgagaatactggttgaggggtggagatgatgtagttaattattccttgcccacgaacattcgaccacccatcagacatgattgcaatacagtctgatttctctatgatttgcttgaccttcacttgaactctgcatccagcaaatgagaaAATAAAGCATGTCtagttggaggggtgtatgctaggaaaagaacattcagaaatctcttccaataaaCAGCCTGTGAGCATCAGAAGTGAACCAGCTGCATACACAGCTTGAGccagacattcatcagcatttctgactacgttcctccattgagtaaaaaaaaaaacttctgattccatgaggaccatgagctgttgctatcgataaggtgtctgattcataattttcacctggaatagaagtagagggacttttgtcagaggttgcttgttgtgagcgctgagggaacttgatgcacttggccagatgattctgcatctttgtagcattcttcacatatgatttggcacagtatttgcaaatgtacacagcttttccttctacattggctgcagtgaaatgtcttcacacatcagatagtgcccatgggcattttcctgtaaagattagaaaataaatgagtaaaaaaaacagaaatagttaagcagttacaTTAAACAACTCATTtgtaagattttttatttttatgaaatatgTATGGAAataggtgaattaacactcctcagttagcaggctcaaacaagctaaaacccacatggtagcaaaaacatcatgtatgtcatataaaatatatttaccccacccagtattgtaatcaaaacttaccagaaagcatgtagtccttggctcaaaCAGTGTAGTACTGTGGACTCAATAGCATCTTAttgtgtgcaagatcttgagaattaGCTGTACGTGtaatggaagagtgcactgcacatgtgactGAAGAATGAgttgtgcatgcagagggttgcaattctaTTGAATTGGGGGTAGTTTAACCAAAataatatgccacaagacctagaattgccttttgtgtatcccacaaaaaaaggttcactgttataagctaacttttttgatgaatttaagcaaaattccagGGCTAagcttcccatggaaaatttccaGAAAAATTCCTGAAATTTATCAGAAAGATTCCAAACCTTTTAACCCTAGTTGCTACTTATCCATGCGATCAATGACAGGAGCGGTCCCAAAACATTCCAAACACGATGAGCAGTAACACCGGCAGTAAAAACTGTCGATTGACTTCAACACTTTACAAACTAAGCACACTGTAAACAAACACGACTTTCGCAAAGAGTTGCACACACTGTCAAAACTGCCGAGCCAACCGAGAGCCCCACACAGAGCCGGAAGAGCTATTTGGAAGAGCTATCTTTAGTTCCTCCGTCCTGACTGCTGATGCACTCTTAAAGTTGCAGTGCACGGTGAAGGCTCCGTACAAGATTTCGCCACAACGTTTTATTCCACATGAGGGATACTGAGATGTTTTAACTAGATTACTTATTGATTGTTATTTTCCATCTACAGAGGAGCTAGATGGCTTTCCAGTTATTCTACTATGTGGTGCTAAGAATGTTGGGAAGTCCACCTTCAACCGTCACTTCATCAGTACCTTACTAAACCAGTAAGTAGTGTTTGttactttgtttgtttggttGAAAGGTTCTGCAGTGATACAATGCCCATAGcaataaccgtgtgtgtgtgtgtgtgtgtgtgtgcacttgcgCAGCACTGCAAGTATAGAATACCTGGAGTGTGACCTGGGCCAGACAGAGTTCACTCCCTCAggttgtctctccctgtctactGTTAGAGAGCCACTGCTGGGTATGTACTGTACTGCCTTCCATCACAATCACATGTGCAATACATTTTAGTGCAGTAAATACAATTTCCAATGCATTCATTACTCGAATGGCAGGTACACTTGAACTACCTGCATTTCGGCAAAATATTTTAATCAATCCTATAAATGTTTGGGGTCTTAactaaccctaatgaatccttgtctgtctgtctgtcttgtggtTTCTAGGTCCCCCCCTCACACACCAGTGGGCCCCAGACCACATGATCTTCTAAGAAGATGGcaccgaagaacatggctgatgttttacattctcccaactagaggtcgaccgattatgatttttcaatgccgataccgattattggaggaccaaaaaagccgataccgattaatcggccaattttgtTTTTGGACTATTTTTTttctttgtaataatgacaattacaacaatactaaatgaacacttattttaacttaatataatacatcaataaagtCAATTTAGCcaaagtaaataatgaaacatgttcaatttggtttaaataatgcaaaaacaaagtgttggagaagaaagtaaaagtgcaatatgtgctatgtaagaaagctaacgtttcagttccttgctcagaacatatgaaagctggtggttcctttaaacatgagtcttcaatataggttgtagttattataggaattataggactatttccctctataccatttgtatttcattaacctttgactattggatgttcttttaGGCACTTTATTAttgctagtgtaacagtatagcttccgtccctctcctcgcctctccctgggctcgaaccagcaacacaacgacaacagccaccatcgaaacagcgttacccatgcagagcaaggggaacaactactagaaggctcagagcgagtgacgtttgaaacgctattagcgcgcactaactagctagccatttcacttcggttacaccagcctcatctcgggagttgataggcttgaagtcataaacagcgcaatgcttgacgcataacaaagagctgctggcaaaacgcacgaaagtgctgtttgaatgaatgtttacgtgcctgcttctgcctaaccaccactcagtcagatacttagatacttgtatgctcagtcagattatatgcaacgcaggacactagataatatcatcaaccatgtgtagttaactagtgatttatgATTGATtgctttttataagataagtttaatgctagctagcaacttatcttggcttactgcattggactagttaactgtaaggttgcaagattgaatcccctgggctgacaaggtgaaaatctgtcgttctgcccctgaagaaggcagttaacccaccgttcctaggccgtcattgaaaataagaatgtgttcttaactgacttgcctagttaaataaaggtaaaacatttttttttttaaatcggcgcccaaaaataccgatttccgatttgtaatgaaaacttgaaatcggccctaattaatcggccattccgattaatcggtcgacctctactcccaaccaattgtgctatttttttGTTGCGTTTTTTGTAAATActtttattttgtacataatgttgctgctactgtctgttataaccgaaaataacttctggccATCAGAACCACGATTACTCATGGtggactggaagaaactttttcTTTTAACGAGTCCAAcaagaaggatatactgctttcactggaacaggcacAGATCCCTGTAATTTGCTTGAAGAAAAGACACAGGAAAAGGGGCCGCGGATTGGGgtgccttctgagaatccgtaggcgagcagataaactcccactgccatccatTCTTGCTAATGTgcaataaaattgatgacctacgattaagattatcctGCTATTCTAATGTTTCAGAGTAAATATCTCAGACACTAGAGATGCTTAACCAAGTTTCATTCTTCCCAAAGGGTTGACACGGCTGTAAAGAAAGACATGTTTCCACCACTACAAGTATATATACTCCACTTTaggcactcctccttctctccaatccttacatcttatggttcgACAGAAAGACGAAGTGATAAAGTAATAAACCGTTCTGTCTCCCTTAAGGTGACCTGACCACAACCCCTTTGCGGTCTAATCCAAAGCTCTCCACCAGTATCACCTATCGCACTCCCGTGACTTCCTCCCGTCCACCCATCATATTCCACAGCCACTCTGTCTTTCTACAGAGAACCATTCACTTCTGACATAAAAACCAGTCTCTTCCACTCCTTTATATACTATGCTTATGCATATAACAATGTTCAAAGTTTACCTCGAatccaacaggacattaaaaactgtaatatcttatgttttacCGAGACGTGGCTGTACGATGATAATATAGTCTTGGCGgtattttccatgcaccggcagaacagagaagctacgtctgttaagacgaggggtgggggtctATTTtgcaataacagctggtgctcgatgtctaatattaaagaggtcttgctcgcctgaggtagagttccttatgataagctatagaccacactatctaccaagagagttctctatattatttgtagccgtctatttaccactacAGAACGAAGCTGGCATTAACACCGCTCTCAACCAaatctataaggccataagcaaagaagaaaatgctcacccagaagcggcgctccaaGTGggtggggactttaatgcaggcaaacttaaatcagttttaccacatttttagctgtgcaaccagagggaaagaaatcctagaccacctttactccacacacagagatgcatacaaagctccccCCGCccctctatttggcaaatctgaccataattctatcctcctgattcctgcttagaaGCAAAAACTAaggcaggaagtaccagtgactcgcccaatatggaagtggtcagatgacatggaTGGTacattacaggactgttttgctagcacagactggaatatgttccggtatttatccaatggcattgaggagtacaccacctcagtcattggctttatcaataagtgcatcgtcgacgttgtccccacagttaccgtatgtacatatcccaaccaaaagtcatggattacaggcaacgtcTGCATCgagttaaaggctagagctgccgctttcaaccagcgggagactaatccggatgtttataagaaatcccgctatgccctccgacgaaccatcaaacaagcaaagtgtcaatacaggtttaagattgaatcatactacactggctctgacgctcgtcggatgttgcagggcttgaaaactattacggactacaaagggaaacccagacacgagctgcccagtgaagcgagtctaccagatgagctaaatgcctttttatactcgcttcgaggcattcaacactgaagcatgcatgagagcaccagctgtactggatgactgtgtgataacactctcggtagccgatgtgaacaaaacctttaaacaggtcaagattcacaaagccgctgggccagatggattaccaggacgtgtactcaaagcatgcacggaccaactgtcaagtgtcttcactgacattttcaacctctccctgactgtaaTAGcagcatgtttcaagcagaccaccatagttcctgtgcccaaggaagcgaaggtaacctgcctaaatgattaccgcccgtagcactcaggtcggtagccatgaagtgctttgaaaggctggtcatggctcacatcaatagcATCCAATtcgtataccgccccaacagatccacagacgatgcaatctcaatcgcactccacactgccctttcccacctggacaaaaggaacaccgatGTGAgattgctgttcattgactacagcttagcgttaacactcatagtgccctcaaagctcatcactaagctaaggctctgggactaaacacctccctctgcaacaggatcctggacttcctgacgggccgcccccaggtggtaagggtaggcaacaacacgtctgcaacgctgatccttaacactggggcccttcagggatgtgtacttagtcccctcctgtactcactgttcacccacgactgcgtggccaaacacgattccaacaccatcattaagttttcagaCGACAACGATGAGCCAGCcaatagggaagaggtcagagaactggcagtgtggtgccaggacaacatcctcaccctcaatgtgagcaagacaagctgatcttggacttcaggaaaaggcATGCCGaataggcccccattaacatgggctgtagtggagcgggtcgagagtttcaagttccttcgtgtccacatcaccaaaaaactatcatggtccaaacacaccaagacagttgtgtagaaggcacgacaaaaccttttccacctcaggagactgaaaagatttggcattggtccccaatcctcaaaaggttctacagctgcaccatcgagttgcatcaccacctggtatggaatctgctcggcatctgaccgttaggcgctacagagggtagtgcgtacggtccagtacatcactggagtcaAACTTCCTGCCAAGCAGGacctatattttattttatttcacctttatttaaccaggcaagctagttgagaacaagttctcatttgcaactgcgacctggccaagataaagcatagcagttccaCACATACaaatataataggcggtgtcagaggaaagtgcataaaattgtcagagactccagtcacccaggttagactgttttctctgctaccgcacggcaaacggtgccggagcgccaagtcttggaccaaaaggctcctcaacagcttacCCCCATGATATAAGACTGCCAAACAattaataacccccccccccggtacccctctgtatatagcctcattattcttgtgttactatttaattttttacttGAGTCTATTTGGTAAATATGTCCTCGCCATTTTCTTaactcttgaactgcactgttggttaagggtttgtaagtaagcatttcacggtaaggtctacacttgtattcggcgcatgtgacatatacagtttgatttgattctatGGCCAGTTGTCCTGTGAAACAGACCTGGACCGCTATCTGGAGTCTCAACTCCCTGTGGCGCTTGTATAACAGAGATGCCCATAGTAATCAAAGCAATGGGCTGGGTCAAAGGTCACGCCATATTCTTGGCAACCTGGGGAAAAAACAGCTACATTTGTTCCAAGCTGCCATGTTCATGTTTCACCCAATCCTCAAAAAGGAGGGAAAGCAAGCACACATGTCAACAAATAAATAATGCATAGTAATAATGCGTAGTAATtaatacttttttgttgttgaatttttcaTACTGACCTGTTGACATGTGTCTGCCTTCCGGTTTTGGCTTTCAGTTGCTGGTGGACATCA of the Oncorhynchus kisutch isolate 150728-3 linkage group LG17, Okis_V2, whole genome shotgun sequence genome contains:
- the LOC109908243 gene encoding polynucleotide 5'-hydroxyl-kinase NOL9: MTPLRKTARGMLMSQTCREALSSVVNACAEELDGFPVILLCGAKNVGKSTFNRHFISTLLNHTASIEYLECDLGQTEFTPSGCLSLSTVREPLLGPPLTHQWAPDHMIF